Proteins encoded by one window of Vibrio panuliri:
- a CDS encoding HdeD family acid-resistance protein has protein sequence MSDIQQDSPKAAVQTLLSKGWKWFAIVGALVFIAGLGALSLPVAAGVTITTIVGGIFLFSGLVQAYHSFSIPTWKDKLWYVFSAVLYIVGGLFILFKPFAGLITMTMLMVVVMMFNGATRMVFGLRSTSLPGSGWVILSGLISLLIGGYFFTLLDDPAFSLSLLGTFVGISLLIEGMSFILLGVQMRKAAK, from the coding sequence ATGAGTGATATTCAGCAAGACTCCCCTAAAGCAGCGGTGCAAACTCTACTTTCAAAAGGTTGGAAATGGTTTGCCATTGTGGGAGCGTTAGTCTTCATTGCTGGTTTAGGTGCTTTAAGCCTGCCAGTGGCTGCTGGGGTGACAATCACCACTATCGTCGGCGGTATCTTCTTATTCAGTGGCTTAGTTCAGGCCTATCACAGCTTCAGTATTCCAACTTGGAAAGACAAACTGTGGTATGTATTCAGCGCGGTACTCTATATTGTCGGCGGCCTGTTTATTCTCTTTAAACCGTTTGCTGGTTTGATTACCATGACCATGCTTATGGTGGTGGTAATGATGTTTAATGGCGCGACAAGAATGGTCTTTGGTTTGCGCAGCACGTCGCTACCGGGTAGTGGTTGGGTTATTCTAAGTGGTTTGATTTCACTTCTAATTGGCGGCTATTTCTTTACCTTGCTCGACGACCCAGCATTCTCGTTATCATTGCTGGGTACCTTTGTGGGTATCTCGCTATTGATTGAAGGGATGAGTTTTATTCTACTTGGCGTTCAAATGCGAAAAGCAGCTAAGTAA